Proteins encoded within one genomic window of Equus caballus isolate H_3958 breed thoroughbred chromosome 20, TB-T2T, whole genome shotgun sequence:
- the DAXX gene encoding death domain-associated protein 6: protein MATANSIIVLDDDDEDEAAAQPGPSHPPPNPASPQAEAPGSSQPRRARGSSSSGGKKCYKLENEKLFEEFLELCKTQTADHPEVVPFLYNRQQRAHSLFLASAEFCNILSRVLSRARSRPAKLYVYINELCTVLKAHSAKKKVNLAPAATTSSEPSGNSPPTDPSLDSTNAETAATEAPRTRGSRRQIQRLEQLLALYVAEIRRLQEKELDLSELDDPDSTYLQEARLKRKLIRLFGRLCELKDCSSLTGRVIEQRIPYRGTRYPEVNRRIERLINKPGPDTFPDYGDVLRAVEKAAARHSLGLPRQQLQLMAQDAFRDVGIRLQERRHLDLIYNFGCHLTDDYRPGTDPALSDPTLARRLRENRSLAMSRLDEVISKYAVMQDKSEEGERQKRRARLPQATSSHPADSPKASLDSGEGPSGMASQECPTTSKVETDDEEDEESDEEEEEEEEEEDEEEDDDEEEDDDEEATDSEEEEDLEQMQEGQDDEEEEEEEGKDGDKSPMSPPQISTEKNLEPSKGINRSSGEEQNKELRGSPSSLSEEPLAPSSIDAESNGERLEELPLDEESPVSQLFELEIEALPLDTNPSPEERDVSSSRKQSKDPLTTVLENGAAMVTSTSFNGGVSPHTRGDSSPPCKKSRKEKQTGAGPLENSYVERQRAVHEKNDKKICALPSPPSPLASMAPVADSSTRVDSPSHGLVTSSLCSPSPARLSQTPQSQPSQPGTYKMSVATQCDPEEIIVLSDSD, encoded by the exons ATGGCCACCGCTAACAGCATCATCGTGCTGGATGATGATGACGAAGATGAAGCAGCTGCTCAGCCAGggccctcccacccaccccccaatCCGGCCTCACCCCAGGCAGAAGCCCCTGGCTCCTCTCAGCCCCGTAGGGCCAGAGGAAGCAGTAGTTCGGGCGGCAAGAAATGCTACAAGTTGGAGAATGAGAAGCTGTTTGAAGAG TTCCTTGAACTGTGTAAGACGCAGACGGCAGACCACCCTGAGGTGGTCCCATTCCTCTATAACCGGCAGCAGCGGGCCCACTCTCTGTTTCTGGCCTCAGCGGAGTTCTGCAACATCCTCTCTCGGGTGCTGTCCCGGGCCCGGAGCCGGCCAGCTAAGCTCTATGTCTACATTAATGAGCTCTGCACTGTTCTCAAGGCCCACTCAGCCAAGAAGAAGGTGAACCTGGCCCCGGCTGCCACCACCTCTAGTGAGCCCTCTGGGAATAGCCCTCCCACAGACCCCTCCTTGGACTCCACAAATGCTGAGACGGCTGCCACTGAGGCCCCAAGGACCCGTGGTTCCCGGCGGCAGATCCAGCGTTTGGAGCAGCTGCTAGCGCTCTATGTGGCAGAAATCCGGCGGCTGCAGGAAAAGGAGCTGGATCTCTCAGAATTGGACGACCCCGACTCCACGTACCTGCAGGAGGCGAGGTTGAAGCGGAAGCTGATCCGCCTCTTTGGGCGGCTGTGTGAGTTGAAAGACTGCTCTTCACTGACGGGCCGGGTCATAGAGCAGCGCATCCCCTACCGGGGCACCCGCTACCCAGAGGTTAACAGGCGCATCGAGCGGCTCATCAACAAGCCAGGGCCTGATACCTTCCCTGACTATGGAGATGTGCTGCGGGCCGTGGAGAAGGCAGCTGCTCGGCACAGCCTTGGCCTCCCCCGACAGCAGCTCCAGCTCATGGCTCAGGATGCCTTCCGAGATGTGGGCATCAGGTTACAGGAGCGACGCCACCTCGATCTCATCTACAACTTTGGCTGTCACCTCACCGATGACTATAGGCCAG GCACTGACCCTGCACTGTCAGATCCCACTCTAGCCCGGCGCCTACGGGAAAACCGGAGCTTGGCTATGAGCCGGCTGGACGAGGTCATCTCCAAATATGCAGTGATGCAAGACAAGAGTGAGGAGGGcgagagacagaagagaagagcCCGGCTCCCCCAGGCCACCTCTTCCCACCCTGCAGACTCCCCCAAAGCCTCCTTGGATTCTGGTGAG GGCCCTAGTGGAATGGCATCCCAGGAGTGCCCTACCACCTCCAAGGTTGAGACAGATGATGAAGAAGATGAGGAAAgtgatgaggaagaggaagaagaggaggaggaggaagacgagGAGGAGGACGACGACGAGGAGGAGGACGACGACGAGGAGGCCACAGATTCCGAAGAAGAGGAGGATCTGGAACAGATGCAGGAAGGTCAGGacgatgaagaggaggaggaggaagaag gtAAGGATGGAGACAAGAGCCCCATGTCCCCACCACAGATCTCCACTGAAAAGAACCTGGAACCTAGCAAAGGCATCAACAGGTCTTCAGGGGAAGAGCAAAACAAAGAACTCAGAGGGTCACCATCGTCACTGTCAGAAGAACCCCTGGCCCCCTCCAGCATAGATGCTGAAAGCAATGGAGAACGCCTGGAGGAGTTGCCCCTGGACGAGGAGAGCCCTGTGTCTCAGCTCTTTGAGCTAGAGATTGAAGCCTTGCCCCTGGATACCAACCCTTCCCCCGAGGAGAGGGACgtttcctcttccaggaagcaaTCAAAGGACCCGCTCACCACTGTTTTGGAGAATGGAGCAGCCATGGTCACCTCTACTTCCTTCAATGGAGGTGTCTCTCCTCACACCCGGGGAGATTCCAGTCCTCCCTGCAAGAAATCTCGGAAGGAGAAGCAAACAGGAGCAGGGCCATTAGAAAACAG CTATGTGGAAAGGCAAAGGGCAGTGCACGAGAAGAATGACAAGAAGATCTGtgccctgcccagcccacctTCCCCCTTGGCTTCCATGGCCCCAGTTGCTGATTCCTCCACGAGGGTGGACTCTCCTAGCCATGGCCTGGTGACCAGCTCCCTCTGTAGCCCATCTCCAGCCCGGTTGTCCCAAACCCCACAATCACAACCCTCCCAGCCTGGTACTTACAAG ATGAGTGTGGCCACACAGTGCGATCCAGAGGAGATCATCGTGCTCTCAGACTCTGATTAG
- the PFDN6 gene encoding prefoldin subunit 6, which translates to MAELIQKKLQGEVEKYQQLQKDLSKSMSGRQKLEAQLTENNIVKEELALLDGSNVVFKLLGPVLVKQELGEARATVGKRLDYITAEIKRYESQLRDLERQSEQQRETLAQLQQEFQRAQAAKAGAPGKA; encoded by the exons ATGGCTGAGCTGATCCAGAAGAAGCTGCAGGGAGAAGTGGAGAAATACCAACAGCTACAGAAGG ACTTGAGTAAATCTATGTCAGGGCGGCAGAAGCTTGAGGCGCAGCTAACAGAAAATAATATCGTGAAGGAG GAACTGGCCCTACTGGATGGGTCCAACGTGGTCTTTAAACTTCTGGGTCCAGTGCTGGTCAaacaggagctgggggaggctcGGGCCACAGTGGGGAAGAGGCTGGACTACATCACAGCTGAAAT TAAACGATACGAATCCCAGCTCCGAGACCTTGAGCGGCAGTCAGAGCAACAGAGGGAGACCCTTGCTCAGCTGCAGCAGGAGTTCCAGCGGGCCCAGGCGGCAAAGGCAGGGGCTCCTGGGAAGGCCTGA
- the TAPBP gene encoding tapasin encodes MKLLSFLLAVVLGLATAVSAGPAVIECWFVEDAGGGRLAKKPAALLLRQGPGGPPPRPDLDPQLYLKVHDPAGALQTAFRRYPPGAPAPHCEMSRYVLLPASVNWASGLTPEQSCPRALDGTWLMVSISSQVLSLSGLLRPQSEPQPEPALITMATAMLTVFTHTPSPRIRLGEDALLDLSFAYVPPTPVAATSLAPGPPPFGLEWRRQHLGKGHLVLAATPGLAAQMPAAQDGAVVFAAWDDDEPWGPWTGNGTLWLPAVQPFQEGTYLATVHLPYLQGQVTLELAVQKPPKVSLMPAPVVWAAPGEAPPELLCLVSHFYPPEGLEVEWELRGGPEGGFQKAKGQTWLSALRHHSDGSVSLSGHLQPPPVTAEQHGARYACRVHHTSLPALGRSAEVTLEVAGLSRPSLEDGIGLFLSAFLLLGLIKVLCWAAAYWSTSKDSEEKKAQ; translated from the exons ATGAAGCTCCTGTCCTTTCTCCTCGCTGTGGTTTTGG GCTTGGCGACCGCCGTCTCGGCGGGACCTGCGGTGATAGAGTGCTGGTTCGTGGAGGATGCGGGCGGGGGCCGCCTGGCCAAGAAACCCGCGGCACTGCTGCTGCGCCAGGGCCCGGGGGGACCACCTCCACGGCCAGACCTCGACCCCCAGCTCTACCTCAAAGTGCATG ACCCCGCGGGTGCTCTCCAGACTGCCTTCAGGCGGTACCCCCCAGGCGCCCCCGCGCCGCACTGCGAGATGAGCCGCTATGTCCTGCTTCCCGCCTCGGTGAATTGGGCCAGCGGCTTGACGCCGGAGCAGAGCTGCCCGCGGGCCCTGGACGGGACTTGGCTCATGGTCAGCATATCCAGCCAGGTCCTCAGCCTCTCCGGCCTCCTGAGACCACAGTCCGAGCCTCAGCCGGAGCCCGCTCTCATCACCATGGCAACAG cTATGCTGACTGTCTTCACCCACACTCCCAGCCCTCGAATCCGACTGGGAGAAGATGCTCTGCTGGACTTGAGCTTTGCCTACGTGCCCCCCACCCCTGTGGCCGCTACATCTCTGGCCCCAGGTCCCCCTCCCTTTGGGCTGGAGTGGCGACGCCAGCACCTGGGTAAGGGGCACCTGGTCCTCGCTGCAACTCCTGGGCTAGCTGCGCAAATGCCAGCTGCCCAAGATGGGGCAGTGGTGTTTGCTGCTTGGGATGATGACGAGCCGTGGGGTCCATGGACTGGAAATGGGACCCTCTGGCTACCGGCTGTGCAGCCCTTCCAGGAGGGCACCTATCTGGCCACCGTACACCTGCCATACCTGCAAGGGCAGGTTACCCTGGAGCTcgctgtgcaga agccccccaagGTGTCCCTGATGCCAGCACCTGTTGTATGGGCTGCCCCCGGGGAGGCACCTCCGGAGTTGCTCTGCCTCGTGTCCCACTTCTACCCCCCGGAAGGCCTGGAGGTGGAATGGGAGCTCCGGGGCGGCCCAGAGGGCGGTTTTCAGAAAGCCAAGGGACAGACTTGGCTCTCGGCCCTGCGCCACCACTCGGATGGCTCTGTCAGCCTCTCTGGGCACCTGCAGCCGCCCCCGGTCACCGCCGAGCAGCATGGGGCGCGCTATGCCTGTCGTGTCCACCACACCAGCCTGCCCGCCTTGGGACGCAGCGCCGAGGTCACCCTGGAGGTGGCGG GTCTCTCCCGGCCCTCCTTGGAGGACGGCATAGGCCTCTTCCTGTCTGCCTTTCTCCTCCTTGGCCTCATCAAGGTGCTGTGCTGGGCCG CTGCCTACTGGTCCACTTCCAAGGATTCAGAGGAGAAG AAAGCCCAGTGA
- the RGL2 gene encoding ral guanine nucleotide dissociation stimulator-like 2 isoform X1 gives MSNSALALPWGLKTGIFIPIQCGATWAPGSRNGGGLSTAELGPWLLGPGPWASSAPLVRGPGSCPHFLPFLAPALGAGGRGGSGKGGRAREPCGGVQGVAEKPGKGLGPGTRSGAGDRREQRPGTRAAPTPPEQAPVSVWDEEEDGAIFTVTSRQYQLLDPLAPTPPPRSSRRLRAGTLEALVRHLLDARTSGADVTFTSAFLATHRAFTSTPALLGLVADRLEALESHPTDELERTKGVAISVLSTWLASHPEDFGSEVKGQLDRLEGFLLRTGYAAGEGVGGGSADLIRNLRSRVAPQASDLPKPLALPGDSPADPTDVLVFLADHLAEQLTLLDAELFLNLVPSQCLGSLWGHRDRPGHSHLCPSVRATVTQFNKVAGAVVSSVLGATSIGEGPGEVTVRPLRPPQRARLLEKWIRVAEECRLLRNFSSVYAVISALQSSPIHRLRAAWGEAARDSLRVFSSLCQIFSEEDNYSQSRELLLQEVKLQPSLEPNSKKAPRSGSRGGGVVPYLGTFLKDLVMLDAASKDELENGYINFDKRRKEFAVLSELRRLQNECRGYDLRPDPDIQQWLQGLRSLTEAQSHRVSCEVEPSGTSDPPAPRVLRPMLVVSQWTEVLGSVGGPTPLVSWDRPSVGGDEVPGTPAPLLTRLAQHMKWPSVSSLDTALESTPSLHSPADPSHLSPPASSPRPSRGHRRSASCGSPLSGGTEGASRGTGDGAGGSGSGASDCRIIRVQMELGEDGSVYKSILVTSQDKAPSVISRVLKKNNRDSAVASEYELVQLLPGERELTIPPSANVFYAMDGASHDFLLRQRRRPSAATLGLTSSPSASGTPPSEGRGGSFPRIKAKGRKIARALF, from the exons ATGTCAAACTCTGCTCTTGCCCTCCCCTGGGGGCTGAAGACTGGAATCTTTATCCCAATACAGTGCGGCGCGACGTGGGCTCCAGGATCCCGGAATGGAGGGGGCCTGAGCACAGCGGAGCTGGGACCCTGGCTCCTGGGTCCCGGCCCCTGGGCGTCCAGCGCTCCCCTAGTCCGCGGCCCTGGCTCCTGTCctcacttccttccctttttgGCTCCCGCTCTCGGAGCGGGCGGACGTGGGGGGAGCGGAAAGGGCGGGAGGGCCCGGGAGCCTTGCGGGGGGGTACAGGGGGTTGCGGAAAAGCCGGGGAAAGGACTTGGTCCGGGGACTCGGTCAGGGGCCGGAGACCGACGGGAACAGCGGCCCGGGACCCgcgctgcccccacccctcccgagCAG gCCCCTGTGTCTGTctgggatgaggaggaggatggtgCCATCTTTACTGTCACAAGCCGCCAGTATCAGCTTCTTGATCCCTTG GCCCCAACGCCTCCCCCGCGTTCCTCCCGAAGGCTCCGAGCTGGCACTCTGGAGGCCCTGGTCAGACACCTGCTGGATGCCCGGACATCAGGGGCTGATGTGACCTTCACATCAGCCTTTCTGGCCACCCACCGGGCCTTCACCTCCACACCTGCCCTGCTTGGACTTGTGGCTGACAG ACTGGAGGCCCTTGAATCTCATCCTACTGATGAACTAGAGAGGACTAAAGG GGTAGCCATCTCTGTACTGTCAACCTGGCTGGCCTCTCACCCTGAGGATTTTGGCTCTGAGGTCAAGGGTCAGCTTGACCGGCTTGAGGGCTTCTTGCTTCGTACAGGGTATGCAGCAGGGGAGGGTGTTGGGGGGGGCAGCGCTGACCTCATCCGCAACCTCCGGTCCCGGGTGGCCCCCCAGGCCTCCGACCTTCCTAAGCCCCTGGCCCTCCCCGGCGATTCCCCTGCTGACCCCACGGATGTCCTGGTGTTCCTCGCTGACCACTTGGCCGAACAGCTGACCCTGCTAGATGCG GAGCTGTTTCTCAACCTGGTCCCCTCTCAGTGCCTGGGGAGCTTGTGGGGGCACAGAGACCGGCCAGGACATTCCCACCTCTGCCCATCTGTCCGAGCTACTGTCACACAGTTCAATAAGGTGGCAGGGGCAGTGGTCAGTTCTGTCCTGGGGGCTACCTCAATTGGAGAGGGGCCTGGAGAGGTGACCGTACGGCCACTCCGTCCCCCTCAGAGGGCCCGGCTCCTGGAGAAGTGGATCCGCGTGGCAGAG GAGTGCCGTCTGCTCCGAAACTTCTCTTCGGTTTATGCTGTTATATCGGCCCTGCAGTCCAGCCCCATCCACAGGCTTCGGGCAGCCTGGGGGGAAGCAGCCAG GGACAGTCTCAGAGTCTTCTCTAGCCTTTGCCAGATTTTCTCTGAGGAGGATAACTATTCCCAGAGCCGGGAGCTACTCCTGCAG GAGGTGAAGCTGCAGCCCTCGCTGGAGCCAAATTCCAAGAAAGCCCCGAGGTCTGGCTCCCGGGGTGGG GGTGTGGTCCCATACCTTGGCACCTTCTTGAAGGACCTCGTGATGCTGGATGCAGCCTCCAAGGATGAGCTGGAG AATGGATACATCAATTTTGACAAGCGGAGGAAG GAGTTTGCTGTCCTTTCTGAGCTGCGGCGGCTCCAGAATGAATGTCGTGGCTATGACCTCCGACCTGACCCTGATATCCAGCAGTGGCTACAGGGGCTCCGGTCACTGACAGAGGCCCAGAG CCATCGTGTGTCCTGTGAGGTGGAGCCATCTGGTACCAGTGACCCTCCTGCCCCACGGGTGCTTCGGCCAATGCTGGTCGTCTCACAGTGGACAGA GGTTCTGGGTTCTGTTGGGGGTCCCACCCCCCTGGTCTCCTGGGACCGGCCCAGTGTCGGAGGAGATGAGGTGCCTGGAACCCCTGCTCCTCTGCTGACCCGGCTAGCCCAG CACATGAAGTGGCCGTCTGTCTCGTCTCTGGACACTGCCCTGGAAAGCACTCCATCCCTGCACAGTCCAGCTGACCCCAGCCAcctctctcccccagcctcctcccctagGCCTTCTCGAGGTCACCGCCGCTCAGCCTCCTGTGGCTCCCCGCTCAGCGGGGGTACAGAAGGGGCCTCCAGGGGGACCGGAGACGGGGCAGGGGGGTCTGGGtcaggagcctctgattgccgaATCATCCGCGTCCAAATGGAGCTGGGGGAAGATGGCAGTGTCTACAAGAGCATTTTG GTGACAAGCCAGGACAAGGCTCCAAGTGTCATCAGTCGTGTCCTTAAGAAAAACAATCGTGATTCTGCGGTGGCTTCGGAGTATGAGCTAGTGCAGCTGCTACCAGGGGAGCGAG AGCTGACCATCCCACCCTCGGCTAATGTCTTCTATGCTATGGATGGAGCTTCACACGATTTCCTCCTGCGGCAGCGGCGAAGGCCCTCGGCCGCTACACTGGGCCTCACCAGCAGTCCCTCTGCCTCAGGAACTCCCCCAAGCGAGGGACGAGGGGGCTCCTTTCCCAGGATCAAGGCCAAAGGGAGGAAGATCGCCCGGGCACTGTTCTGA
- the ZBTB22 gene encoding zinc finger and BTB domain-containing protein 22 isoform X1 yields MEPSPLSPSGTALPLPLSLAPPPLPLPAAAVVHVSFPEVTSALLESLNQQRLQGQLCDVSIRVQGREFRAHRAVLAASSPYFHDQVLLKGMTSISLPSVMDPGAFETVLASAYTGRLSMAAADIVNFLTVGSVLQMWHIVDKCTELLREGRASAATATITTAAATSVTVPGAGVPSGSGGTMAPATMGSMRSHASSRASENQSPSSSNYFSPRESTDFSSSSQEAFAASAVGSGERRGGGPVFPAPAVGSGAATSGKLLLEADELCDDGGDGRGAVVPGAGLRRPTYAPPSIMPQKHWVYVKRGGNCPAPAPLVPQDPELEEDEEEEDLVLTCEDDEDEEMGGGSGVPARGGPEATLSISDVRTLTEPPEKGEEQVNFCESSNDFGPYEGGGPGAGLDDSGGPTPSSYAPSHPPRPLLPLDMQGNQILVFPSSSSSSSSQAPGQPPGNQAEHGAVTLGGTSAGGLGVPSGAGGTTGGTGSGDGNKIFLCHCGKAFSHKSMRDRHVNMHLNLRPFDCPVCNKKFKMKHHLTEHMKTHTGLKPYECGVCAKKFMWRDSFMRHRGHCERRHRLGGGGAGPGPGGPSGPALPPKRESPGVGGASGDEASGATPPSNRRVWSPPSVHKVEMGFSGGGGAN; encoded by the coding sequence ATGGAGCCATCTCCTCTGTCTCCCAGCGGCACAGCGCTCCCCCTGCCTCTAtcgctggccccgcccccactgCCCCTGCCTGCAGCGGCAGTGGTCCACGTATCCTTCCCCGAGGTGACCAGTGCCCTCCTCGAGTCCCTCAATCAGCAGCGGCTGCAGGGCCAGCTCTGTGATGTGTCCATCCGGGTGCAGGGACGAGAGTTCAGGGCTCATCGTGCTGTcctggctgcctcctccccttACTTCCACGACCAGGTCCTACTCAAGGGCATGACCTCCATCTCGCTGCCCAGTGTCATGGACCCAGGCGCTTTTGAGACTGTCTTGGCTTCGGCTTACACtggccgcctcagcatggctgctgcTGACATTGTCAACTTCCTCACAGTGGGATCTGTGCTCCAAATGTGGCACATCGTGGATAAGTGCACTGAACTCCTCCGCGAaggccgggcctcggccgccacCGCCACCATCACCACTGCGGCAGCCACCTCAGTCACTGTCCCTGGTGCTGGGGTCCCGTCAGGGAGTGGGGGCACCATGGCCCCTGCCACCATGGGCTCCATGCGCTCCCATGCCTCCAGTCGGGCCAGTGAGAATCAGTCCCCCAGCAGCAGCAACTATTTCAGTCCCCGGGAGTCTACTGATTTCTCATCTTCCTCCCAAGAGGCATTTGCAGCTTCTGCAGTGGGCAGCGGGGAGCGTCGAGGAGGTGGCCCTGTATTCCCAGCCCCTGCGGTTGGCAGCGGGGCTGCTACTTCTGGGAAGCTGCTACTGGAGGCAGATGAGCTTTGTGATGACGGTGGGGATGGGAGGGGTGCAGTGGTCCCTGGGGCTGGGCTCCGGCGGCCCACGTACGCACCCCCCAGCATCATGCCACAGAAACACTGGGTATATGTGAAGCGAGGGGGAAACTGCCCAGCACCAGCGCCCCTGGTTCCCCAAGACCCAGAACtggaagaggatgaggaggaggaagacttGGTGTTGACCTGTGAGGATGATGAAGATGAAGAGATGGGGGGTGGCTCTGGGGTTCCAGCAAGGGGAGGACCTGAGGCTACCCTTAGCATAAGTGATGTCCGGACCCTGACTGAGCCTCCGGAAAAGGGAGAGGAGCAGGTCAATTTCTGTGAGTCCTCCAATGACTTTGGCCCCTATGAGGGTGGGGGTCCTGGGGCAGGGCTTGATGATTCAGGGGGGCCAACCCCTTCCTCCTATGCCCCTTCCCACCCTCCGAGGCCCCTGCTTCCCCTCGACATGCAGGGCAACCAGATCCTAGTCTTCCCATcgtcttcatcctcctcctcctcacaggcTCCAGGCCAGCCACCAGGGAACCAAGCTGAACACGGGGCAGTGACCCTGGGGGGTACGTCGGCAGGAGGCCTGGGCGTGCCAAGTGGCGCTGGTGGGACCACTGGAGGGACGGGCAGCGGGGATGGGAATAAGATCTTTCTGTGCCACTGCGGGAAGGCCTTCTCCCACAAGAGCATGCGCGATCGGCATGTGAACATGCACCTCAACCTGCGGCCCTTTGACTGCCCCGTGTGCAACAAGAAGTTCAAGATGAAGCACCATCTGACCGAGCACATGAAGACACACACCGGCCTCAAGCCCTACGAGTGCGGCGTCTGCGCCAAGAAGTTCATGTGGCGAGATAGCTTCATGCGCCACCGGGGACACTGTGAGCGCAGGCACCgcctgggtgggggcggggccggacCTGGACCCGGGGGGCCCTCGGGACCAGCCTTGCCGCCCAAAAGAGAGTCCCCCGGGGTGGGCGGGGCCAGCGGCGACGAGGCCAGTGGGGCCACGCCCCCGTCCAACCGACGGGTCTGGTCCCCACCCAGCGTCCACAAGGTAGAGATGGGCTTCAGTGGGGGCGGAGGAGCAAACTGA
- the RGL2 gene encoding ral guanine nucleotide dissociation stimulator-like 2 isoform X2, producing the protein MLPRPLRLLWDTSPPGGVVLSSFRSRDPEEGGGPGGRGVGGGQEEEEEEEEDEAPVSVWDEEEDGAIFTVTSRQYQLLDPLAPTPPPRSSRRLRAGTLEALVRHLLDARTSGADVTFTSAFLATHRAFTSTPALLGLVADRLEALESHPTDELERTKGVAISVLSTWLASHPEDFGSEVKGQLDRLEGFLLRTGYAAGEGVGGGSADLIRNLRSRVAPQASDLPKPLALPGDSPADPTDVLVFLADHLAEQLTLLDAELFLNLVPSQCLGSLWGHRDRPGHSHLCPSVRATVTQFNKVAGAVVSSVLGATSIGEGPGEVTVRPLRPPQRARLLEKWIRVAEECRLLRNFSSVYAVISALQSSPIHRLRAAWGEAARDSLRVFSSLCQIFSEEDNYSQSRELLLQEVKLQPSLEPNSKKAPRSGSRGGGVVPYLGTFLKDLVMLDAASKDELENGYINFDKRRKEFAVLSELRRLQNECRGYDLRPDPDIQQWLQGLRSLTEAQSHRVSCEVEPSGTSDPPAPRVLRPMLVVSQWTEVLGSVGGPTPLVSWDRPSVGGDEVPGTPAPLLTRLAQHMKWPSVSSLDTALESTPSLHSPADPSHLSPPASSPRPSRGHRRSASCGSPLSGGTEGASRGTGDGAGGSGSGASDCRIIRVQMELGEDGSVYKSILVTSQDKAPSVISRVLKKNNRDSAVASEYELVQLLPGERELTIPPSANVFYAMDGASHDFLLRQRRRPSAATLGLTSSPSASGTPPSEGRGGSFPRIKAKGRKIARALF; encoded by the exons ATGCTCCCGCGGCCCCTGCGGCTGCTTTGGGACACGAGCCCCCCCGGGGGAGTCGTGCTGAGCAGCTTCCGGAGTCGAGACCCCGAAGAGGGTGGGGGCCCAGGTGGCCGGGGCGTGGGCggggggcaggaggaagaggaggaggaggaagaagacgaG gCCCCTGTGTCTGTctgggatgaggaggaggatggtgCCATCTTTACTGTCACAAGCCGCCAGTATCAGCTTCTTGATCCCTTG GCCCCAACGCCTCCCCCGCGTTCCTCCCGAAGGCTCCGAGCTGGCACTCTGGAGGCCCTGGTCAGACACCTGCTGGATGCCCGGACATCAGGGGCTGATGTGACCTTCACATCAGCCTTTCTGGCCACCCACCGGGCCTTCACCTCCACACCTGCCCTGCTTGGACTTGTGGCTGACAG ACTGGAGGCCCTTGAATCTCATCCTACTGATGAACTAGAGAGGACTAAAGG GGTAGCCATCTCTGTACTGTCAACCTGGCTGGCCTCTCACCCTGAGGATTTTGGCTCTGAGGTCAAGGGTCAGCTTGACCGGCTTGAGGGCTTCTTGCTTCGTACAGGGTATGCAGCAGGGGAGGGTGTTGGGGGGGGCAGCGCTGACCTCATCCGCAACCTCCGGTCCCGGGTGGCCCCCCAGGCCTCCGACCTTCCTAAGCCCCTGGCCCTCCCCGGCGATTCCCCTGCTGACCCCACGGATGTCCTGGTGTTCCTCGCTGACCACTTGGCCGAACAGCTGACCCTGCTAGATGCG GAGCTGTTTCTCAACCTGGTCCCCTCTCAGTGCCTGGGGAGCTTGTGGGGGCACAGAGACCGGCCAGGACATTCCCACCTCTGCCCATCTGTCCGAGCTACTGTCACACAGTTCAATAAGGTGGCAGGGGCAGTGGTCAGTTCTGTCCTGGGGGCTACCTCAATTGGAGAGGGGCCTGGAGAGGTGACCGTACGGCCACTCCGTCCCCCTCAGAGGGCCCGGCTCCTGGAGAAGTGGATCCGCGTGGCAGAG GAGTGCCGTCTGCTCCGAAACTTCTCTTCGGTTTATGCTGTTATATCGGCCCTGCAGTCCAGCCCCATCCACAGGCTTCGGGCAGCCTGGGGGGAAGCAGCCAG GGACAGTCTCAGAGTCTTCTCTAGCCTTTGCCAGATTTTCTCTGAGGAGGATAACTATTCCCAGAGCCGGGAGCTACTCCTGCAG GAGGTGAAGCTGCAGCCCTCGCTGGAGCCAAATTCCAAGAAAGCCCCGAGGTCTGGCTCCCGGGGTGGG GGTGTGGTCCCATACCTTGGCACCTTCTTGAAGGACCTCGTGATGCTGGATGCAGCCTCCAAGGATGAGCTGGAG AATGGATACATCAATTTTGACAAGCGGAGGAAG GAGTTTGCTGTCCTTTCTGAGCTGCGGCGGCTCCAGAATGAATGTCGTGGCTATGACCTCCGACCTGACCCTGATATCCAGCAGTGGCTACAGGGGCTCCGGTCACTGACAGAGGCCCAGAG CCATCGTGTGTCCTGTGAGGTGGAGCCATCTGGTACCAGTGACCCTCCTGCCCCACGGGTGCTTCGGCCAATGCTGGTCGTCTCACAGTGGACAGA GGTTCTGGGTTCTGTTGGGGGTCCCACCCCCCTGGTCTCCTGGGACCGGCCCAGTGTCGGAGGAGATGAGGTGCCTGGAACCCCTGCTCCTCTGCTGACCCGGCTAGCCCAG CACATGAAGTGGCCGTCTGTCTCGTCTCTGGACACTGCCCTGGAAAGCACTCCATCCCTGCACAGTCCAGCTGACCCCAGCCAcctctctcccccagcctcctcccctagGCCTTCTCGAGGTCACCGCCGCTCAGCCTCCTGTGGCTCCCCGCTCAGCGGGGGTACAGAAGGGGCCTCCAGGGGGACCGGAGACGGGGCAGGGGGGTCTGGGtcaggagcctctgattgccgaATCATCCGCGTCCAAATGGAGCTGGGGGAAGATGGCAGTGTCTACAAGAGCATTTTG GTGACAAGCCAGGACAAGGCTCCAAGTGTCATCAGTCGTGTCCTTAAGAAAAACAATCGTGATTCTGCGGTGGCTTCGGAGTATGAGCTAGTGCAGCTGCTACCAGGGGAGCGAG AGCTGACCATCCCACCCTCGGCTAATGTCTTCTATGCTATGGATGGAGCTTCACACGATTTCCTCCTGCGGCAGCGGCGAAGGCCCTCGGCCGCTACACTGGGCCTCACCAGCAGTCCCTCTGCCTCAGGAACTCCCCCAAGCGAGGGACGAGGGGGCTCCTTTCCCAGGATCAAGGCCAAAGGGAGGAAGATCGCCCGGGCACTGTTCTGA